The following proteins come from a genomic window of Larimichthys crocea isolate SSNF chromosome XV, L_crocea_2.0, whole genome shotgun sequence:
- the hdac7a gene encoding histone deacetylase 7 isoform X2, producing MFTPQTDGISTSGYIIKTDRQDNIYHTVADSSVAVPVSFTALFPMDLRVGERGMRPGSDTALLTPLHPPLLLGPLPPHSRPSFSQQQLHQHIRFNMEQRRREQEQHEKQQELQQLKHKDKSQQSAVASSVVKQKLQQVILNKQKQAALERTNSNTLSAPPVPYRKLGPDPSLSSQPLVSSPSQPSSESSEGTPLRRAASEPNLKVKHKLKKHLNTRKSPLTRKESAPPSVKHRVPDTLDSSPSSSSTPVSGCSSPNDSLPNENGLLPSAGGLSHEAQKLLLRDGTLANFTIQSPSTLPTITLGLPANARVEGELSSMKLSRVPVVTAGGSQVFLPLSREDQAGQLNPHLPVIILEPSGLVHTPLLTVPGLDTVPLQFAPQLDHLSPVGAQPHKPLSRTRSEPLPQSPRTLHTHLLQQQHNTQLLERLKQQTHLGKLMSKPSEKPRLHQIPSEDMDSEDGGGTSPTEPTYQSRVRAESLREAEPTASKSQEEQINLQHALILNQSLLWEQQKQLQQLHRQMETLAVPMLRGTGGVGSGLGVHRPLSRTQSSPASTSLTLPEKPLSLDTSSKPRFTTGLVYDSQMLKHQCTCGDNSSHPEHAGRIQSIWSRLQERGLRGQCESIRGRKATLEELQSVHTERHVLLYGTNPLNRLKLDNRKLAGILSQRMFVMLPCGGVGVDNDTTWNESHTSTASRMAAGSVVELAFRVAKGELKNGFAVVRPPGHHADPSNPMGFCYFNSVAIAAKQLQHKLSVSKILIVDWDVHHGNGTQEVFYSDPSVLYISLHRYDDGNFFPGSGSPAEVGSGAGEGFNVNVAWTGGLDPPMGDAEYLAAFRSVVMPIAQEFSPDVVLVSAGFDAAEGNPAPLGGYKVSAKCFSFLTRQLMSLAGGRLVLALEGGHDLTAICDASEACVSALLGIQDPLAEEVLLQKPNANAVRSLQTVIQIQSQYWQSVKPYSGSVGLSYLSAQRRDCEETDAVNALASLSVGVLSNKSLPDEPMDDSDSM from the exons ATTCCTCTGTGGCAGTGCCGGTGTCGTTCACGGCTTTGTTTCCCATGGACCTCAGGGTGGGAGAGCGGGGCATGCGCCCCGGTTCGGACACGGCACTCCTCACCCCGCTGCACCCGCCTTTACTCCTCGGCCCATTACCCCCTCATTCCCGCCCCTCCTTCTCCCAGCAACAACTGCACCAACACATCCGG TTTAACATGGAGCAGAGGAGGCGAGAGCAGGAGCAGCACGAGAAACAACAGGAGTTGCAGCagctaaaacacaaagacaagagtCAACAGA gtgcggTGGCCAGTTCTGTGGTGAAACAGAAACTCCAGCAGGTGATTCTCAATAAGCAGAAACAGGCGGCGCTGGAAAGAACAAACTCCAACACTCTGAGTGCACCTCCTGTACCATACAG AAAGCTGGGTCCAGACCCCAGTTTATCGTCCCAGCCTCTGGTCTCGTCTCCCTCACAGCCATCCTCTGAGAGTTCAGAGGGGACGCCGCTACGCAGAGCAG CGTCTGAGCCCAATCTGAAGGTGAAACACAAGCTGAAGAAACATCTAAACACCCGCAAAAGCCCGCTCACCCGCAAAGAGAGTGCCCCGCCTAGTGTCAAACACAGAGTACCTGACACACTGg ACTCgtcccccagcagcagcagtactcCGGTCTCTGGCTGTAGTTCTCCTAATGACAGTCTACCCAATGAGAATGGGCTACTGCCATCTGCAGGCGGCCTCTCACATGAg GCCCAGAAGCTGCTGCTCAGAGATGGAACTCTAGCTAACTTCACCATCCAGAGTCCCTCCACTCTGCCCACCATCACGCTGGGACTACCAGCCAACGCCAGG GTTGAAGGAGAGCTGTCCTCAATGAAACTCAGCCGGGTGCCAGTGGTCACAGCAGGGGGCTCACAGGTCTTCCTCCCCCTGAGCAGAGAGGATCAGGCCGGGCAGCTGAACCCTCACCTGCCTGTCATCATCCTGGAGCCCTCTGGATTGGTACACACTCCTCTACTCACTg TTCCAGGTCTAGACACCGTCCCACTACAGTTCGCACCTCAGTTAGACCACCTTTCTCCTGTAGGTGCCCAGCCCCACAAGCCCCTGAGCAGAACACGCTCAGAGCCCCTCCCCCAGAGCCCGCGGACCCTTCACACACATCTTCTCCaacaacagcacaacacacaactACTGGAGAGGCTCAAACAGCAAACTCACCTGGGCAAG CTGATGTCTAAACCGAGCGAGAAGCCCAGACTGCATCAGATCCCCTCTGAGGATATGGACTCAGAGGACGGTGGTGGGACGTCACCCACAGAGCCAACCTATCAGAGCAGAGTGAGGGCAGAGTCACTGAGGGAGGCGGAGCCAACAGCATCCAAGAGCCAGGAAGAGCAAATAAACCTGCAACATGCACTCATACTCAACCAG TCGTTACTGTGGGAACAGCAGAAACAGCTACAGCAGCTGCATCGACAGATGGAGACCCTGGCAGTACCCATGTTACGCGGCACCGGTGGGGTTGGTAGTGGGCTGGGGGTCCATCGACCCCTGTCACGAACACAGTCTTCCCCAGCCTCCACCTCTCTCACTCTGCCTGAGAAACCCCTGAGTCTGGATACCAGCAGCAAACCACGCTTTACTACTG gcctGGTATATGATTCTCAGATGCTGAAGCACCAGTGTACATGTGGAGACAACAGCAGTCACCCAGAGCATGCTGGGAGAATACAGAGCATCTGGTCCCGACTACAAGAGAGAGGCCTGAGGGGACAGTGTGAG AGTATTCGAGGCCGTAAAGCCactctggaggagctgcagtcaGTCCACACAGAGCGCCATGTGTTGCTGTACGGCACCAACCCACTCAACAGACTCAAACTGGATAACCGCAAACTGGCCG GAATCCTCTCTCAAAGGATGTTTGTGATGTTACCGTGTGGGGGTGTAGGG GTTGATAATGACACCACCTGGAATGAGTCGCACACCTCTACAGCATCACGTATGGCAGCAGGCAGCGTTGTGGAACTAGCCTTCAGAGTGGCCAAAGGAGAACTAAAG AACGGCTTTGCTGTGGTCAGACCACCAGGGCATCACGCAGACCCCTCCAATCCaat GGGATTCTGTTACTTCAATTCTGTGGCCATAGCCGCCAAGCAGCTCCAACACAAGCTCAGCGTCAGCAAGATCCTCATTGTTGACTGG GATGTTCACCATGGCAACGGCACCCAGGAAGTGTTCTACAGCGACCCCAGCGTTCTCTACATCTCGCTGCACCGCTATGACGACGGAAACTTCTTCCCTGGCAGTGGGTCACCAGCTGAG GTCGGTTCGGGAGCAGGCGAAGGCTTCAATGTGAATGTGGCATGGACAGGAGGACTGGACCCACCCATGGGAGATGCGGAGTACCTCGCTGCATTCAG GTCTGTGGTGATGCCCATCGCCCAGGAGTTCTCTCCGGATGTTGTTCTGGTTTCGGCTGGGTTTGATGCCGCTGAAGGAAATCCAGCTCCTCTAGGAGGGTACAAGGTCTCCGCCAAAT GTTTCAGCTTCCTGACCCGTCAGCTGATGTCTCTAGCAGGAGGTCGTCTGGTTTTGGCCCTTGAGGGAGGTCACGACCTAACTGCTATCTGTGACGCATCTGAAGCCTGTGTCAGTGCACTCCTGGGCATACAG GACCCACTGGCAGAAGAAGTCCTACTCCAGAAGCCCAACGCTAATGCAGTCCGCTCTCTGCAGACTGTCATACAGATACAGA gccAGTATTGGCAGAGTGTGAAGCCTTACAGTGGATCAGTGGGTCTGTCCTATCTGTCTGCTCAGAGAAGAGACTGTGAGGAAACGGATGCTGTCAATGCGTTGGCCTCACTCTCTGTGGGAGTCCTTTCCAACAAGAG CCTCCCTGACGAGCCAATGGACGACAGTGACTCCATGTAG
- the hdac7a gene encoding histone deacetylase 7 isoform X3: MDLRVGERGMRPGSDTALLTPLHPPLLLGPLPPHSRPSFSQQQLHQHIRFNMEQRRREQEQHEKQQELQQLKHKDKSQQSAVASSVVKQKLQQVILNKQKQAALERTNSNTLSAPPVPYRKLGPDPSLSSQPLVSSPSQPSSESSEGTPLRRAASEPNLKVKHKLKKHLNTRKSPLTRKESAPPSVKHRVPDTLDSSPSSSSTPVSGCSSPNDSLPNENGLLPSAGGLSHEAQKLLLRDGTLANFTIQSPSTLPTITLGLPANARVNTELQQMSVVTTHLFLNDIFSLKQVEGELSSMKLSRVPVVTAGGSQVFLPLSREDQAGQLNPHLPVIILEPSGLVHTPLLTVPGLDTVPLQFAPQLDHLSPVGAQPHKPLSRTRSEPLPQSPRTLHTHLLQQQHNTQLLERLKQQTHLGKLMSKPSEKPRLHQIPSEDMDSEDGGGTSPTEPTYQSRVRAESLREAEPTASKSQEEQINLQHALILNQSLLWEQQKQLQQLHRQMETLAVPMLRGTGGVGSGLGVHRPLSRTQSSPASTSLTLPEKPLSLDTSSKPRFTTGLVYDSQMLKHQCTCGDNSSHPEHAGRIQSIWSRLQERGLRGQCESIRGRKATLEELQSVHTERHVLLYGTNPLNRLKLDNRKLAGILSQRMFVMLPCGGVGVDNDTTWNESHTSTASRMAAGSVVELAFRVAKGELKNGFAVVRPPGHHADPSNPMGFCYFNSVAIAAKQLQHKLSVSKILIVDWDVHHGNGTQEVFYSDPSVLYISLHRYDDGNFFPGSGSPAEVGSGAGEGFNVNVAWTGGLDPPMGDAEYLAAFRSVVMPIAQEFSPDVVLVSAGFDAAEGNPAPLGGYKVSAKCFSFLTRQLMSLAGGRLVLALEGGHDLTAICDASEACVSALLGIQDPLAEEVLLQKPNANAVRSLQTVIQIQSQYWQSVKPYSGSVGLSYLSAQRRDCEETDAVNALASLSVGVLSNKSLPDEPMDDSDSM; the protein is encoded by the exons ATGGACCTCAGGGTGGGAGAGCGGGGCATGCGCCCCGGTTCGGACACGGCACTCCTCACCCCGCTGCACCCGCCTTTACTCCTCGGCCCATTACCCCCTCATTCCCGCCCCTCCTTCTCCCAGCAACAACTGCACCAACACATCCGG TTTAACATGGAGCAGAGGAGGCGAGAGCAGGAGCAGCACGAGAAACAACAGGAGTTGCAGCagctaaaacacaaagacaagagtCAACAGA gtgcggTGGCCAGTTCTGTGGTGAAACAGAAACTCCAGCAGGTGATTCTCAATAAGCAGAAACAGGCGGCGCTGGAAAGAACAAACTCCAACACTCTGAGTGCACCTCCTGTACCATACAG AAAGCTGGGTCCAGACCCCAGTTTATCGTCCCAGCCTCTGGTCTCGTCTCCCTCACAGCCATCCTCTGAGAGTTCAGAGGGGACGCCGCTACGCAGAGCAG CGTCTGAGCCCAATCTGAAGGTGAAACACAAGCTGAAGAAACATCTAAACACCCGCAAAAGCCCGCTCACCCGCAAAGAGAGTGCCCCGCCTAGTGTCAAACACAGAGTACCTGACACACTGg ACTCgtcccccagcagcagcagtactcCGGTCTCTGGCTGTAGTTCTCCTAATGACAGTCTACCCAATGAGAATGGGCTACTGCCATCTGCAGGCGGCCTCTCACATGAg GCCCAGAAGCTGCTGCTCAGAGATGGAACTCTAGCTAACTTCACCATCCAGAGTCCCTCCACTCTGCCCACCATCACGCTGGGACTACCAGCCAACGCCAGGGTAAACACTGAACTGCAGCAGATGTCTGTCGTAACAACTCATTTATTCTTGAATGATATCTTTTCCCTCAAACAA GTTGAAGGAGAGCTGTCCTCAATGAAACTCAGCCGGGTGCCAGTGGTCACAGCAGGGGGCTCACAGGTCTTCCTCCCCCTGAGCAGAGAGGATCAGGCCGGGCAGCTGAACCCTCACCTGCCTGTCATCATCCTGGAGCCCTCTGGATTGGTACACACTCCTCTACTCACTg TTCCAGGTCTAGACACCGTCCCACTACAGTTCGCACCTCAGTTAGACCACCTTTCTCCTGTAGGTGCCCAGCCCCACAAGCCCCTGAGCAGAACACGCTCAGAGCCCCTCCCCCAGAGCCCGCGGACCCTTCACACACATCTTCTCCaacaacagcacaacacacaactACTGGAGAGGCTCAAACAGCAAACTCACCTGGGCAAG CTGATGTCTAAACCGAGCGAGAAGCCCAGACTGCATCAGATCCCCTCTGAGGATATGGACTCAGAGGACGGTGGTGGGACGTCACCCACAGAGCCAACCTATCAGAGCAGAGTGAGGGCAGAGTCACTGAGGGAGGCGGAGCCAACAGCATCCAAGAGCCAGGAAGAGCAAATAAACCTGCAACATGCACTCATACTCAACCAG TCGTTACTGTGGGAACAGCAGAAACAGCTACAGCAGCTGCATCGACAGATGGAGACCCTGGCAGTACCCATGTTACGCGGCACCGGTGGGGTTGGTAGTGGGCTGGGGGTCCATCGACCCCTGTCACGAACACAGTCTTCCCCAGCCTCCACCTCTCTCACTCTGCCTGAGAAACCCCTGAGTCTGGATACCAGCAGCAAACCACGCTTTACTACTG gcctGGTATATGATTCTCAGATGCTGAAGCACCAGTGTACATGTGGAGACAACAGCAGTCACCCAGAGCATGCTGGGAGAATACAGAGCATCTGGTCCCGACTACAAGAGAGAGGCCTGAGGGGACAGTGTGAG AGTATTCGAGGCCGTAAAGCCactctggaggagctgcagtcaGTCCACACAGAGCGCCATGTGTTGCTGTACGGCACCAACCCACTCAACAGACTCAAACTGGATAACCGCAAACTGGCCG GAATCCTCTCTCAAAGGATGTTTGTGATGTTACCGTGTGGGGGTGTAGGG GTTGATAATGACACCACCTGGAATGAGTCGCACACCTCTACAGCATCACGTATGGCAGCAGGCAGCGTTGTGGAACTAGCCTTCAGAGTGGCCAAAGGAGAACTAAAG AACGGCTTTGCTGTGGTCAGACCACCAGGGCATCACGCAGACCCCTCCAATCCaat GGGATTCTGTTACTTCAATTCTGTGGCCATAGCCGCCAAGCAGCTCCAACACAAGCTCAGCGTCAGCAAGATCCTCATTGTTGACTGG GATGTTCACCATGGCAACGGCACCCAGGAAGTGTTCTACAGCGACCCCAGCGTTCTCTACATCTCGCTGCACCGCTATGACGACGGAAACTTCTTCCCTGGCAGTGGGTCACCAGCTGAG GTCGGTTCGGGAGCAGGCGAAGGCTTCAATGTGAATGTGGCATGGACAGGAGGACTGGACCCACCCATGGGAGATGCGGAGTACCTCGCTGCATTCAG GTCTGTGGTGATGCCCATCGCCCAGGAGTTCTCTCCGGATGTTGTTCTGGTTTCGGCTGGGTTTGATGCCGCTGAAGGAAATCCAGCTCCTCTAGGAGGGTACAAGGTCTCCGCCAAAT GTTTCAGCTTCCTGACCCGTCAGCTGATGTCTCTAGCAGGAGGTCGTCTGGTTTTGGCCCTTGAGGGAGGTCACGACCTAACTGCTATCTGTGACGCATCTGAAGCCTGTGTCAGTGCACTCCTGGGCATACAG GACCCACTGGCAGAAGAAGTCCTACTCCAGAAGCCCAACGCTAATGCAGTCCGCTCTCTGCAGACTGTCATACAGATACAGA gccAGTATTGGCAGAGTGTGAAGCCTTACAGTGGATCAGTGGGTCTGTCCTATCTGTCTGCTCAGAGAAGAGACTGTGAGGAAACGGATGCTGTCAATGCGTTGGCCTCACTCTCTGTGGGAGTCCTTTCCAACAAGAG CCTCCCTGACGAGCCAATGGACGACAGTGACTCCATGTAG
- the LOC104929895 gene encoding twist-related protein 2 produces MREEEQSNDDHHEGGVLSREGRPPSNACPVVVATPGVTGHKRQTGSHTVDQITTVTPTTSADDGKVKPGDEIQIYTPAGPKRLKRSPQHRPPSSGPSLSPVPGPSPGDLSALEDPHGQRVIANIRERQRTQSLNEAFASLRKIIPTLPSDKLSKIQTLKLASRYIDFLYQVLQSDDMDTKLAGCNYLAHERLSYAFSVWRMEGAWSTMSAGH; encoded by the coding sequence atgagagaggaggagcagtcTAATGATGACCACCATGAGGGAGGGGTGCTTTCAAGAGAAGGACGGCCACCTTCTAATGCCTGTCCCGTCGTTGTAGCAACACCGGGGGTCACCGGGCATAAACGGCAGACAGGCTCACATACTGTGGATCAAATTACCACAGTTACTCCTACAACATCAGCAGATGATGGCAAGGTCAAGCCAGGGGACGAGATCCAGATCTACACCCCGGCAGGACCGAAAAGACTCAAGAGGAGTCCTCAACATCGGCCGCCTTCCTCAGGCCCATCCCTTTCTCCTGTCCCCGGTCCTAGTCCTGGAGATCTCTCAGCCCTTGAGGACCCACATGGCCAGCGGGTGATCGCCAACATCCGAGAGCGCCAACGGACACAATCTCTGAACGAAGCCTTCGCCTCATTGCGTAAAATAATCCCAACGCTCCCCTCTGACAAACTGAGCAAGATCCAGACCCTTAAGTTGGCGTCACGCTACATTGACTTTCTGTACCAGGTTCTGCAGAGCGATGACATGGACACTAAGCTCGCTGGATGTAACTACCTGGCTCACGAGAGACTGAGCTATGCCTTCTCTGTCTGGAGGATGGAGGGGGCCTGGTCAACCATGTCAGCTGGACACTAA
- the hdac7a gene encoding histone deacetylase 7 isoform X1, with amino-acid sequence MFTPQTDGISTSGYIIKTDRQDNIYHTVADSSVAVPVSFTALFPMDLRVGERGMRPGSDTALLTPLHPPLLLGPLPPHSRPSFSQQQLHQHIRFNMEQRRREQEQHEKQQELQQLKHKDKSQQSAVASSVVKQKLQQVILNKQKQAALERTNSNTLSAPPVPYRKLGPDPSLSSQPLVSSPSQPSSESSEGTPLRRAASEPNLKVKHKLKKHLNTRKSPLTRKESAPPSVKHRVPDTLDSSPSSSSTPVSGCSSPNDSLPNENGLLPSAGGLSHEAQKLLLRDGTLANFTIQSPSTLPTITLGLPANARVNTELQQMSVVTTHLFLNDIFSLKQVEGELSSMKLSRVPVVTAGGSQVFLPLSREDQAGQLNPHLPVIILEPSGLVHTPLLTVPGLDTVPLQFAPQLDHLSPVGAQPHKPLSRTRSEPLPQSPRTLHTHLLQQQHNTQLLERLKQQTHLGKLMSKPSEKPRLHQIPSEDMDSEDGGGTSPTEPTYQSRVRAESLREAEPTASKSQEEQINLQHALILNQSLLWEQQKQLQQLHRQMETLAVPMLRGTGGVGSGLGVHRPLSRTQSSPASTSLTLPEKPLSLDTSSKPRFTTGLVYDSQMLKHQCTCGDNSSHPEHAGRIQSIWSRLQERGLRGQCESIRGRKATLEELQSVHTERHVLLYGTNPLNRLKLDNRKLAGILSQRMFVMLPCGGVGVDNDTTWNESHTSTASRMAAGSVVELAFRVAKGELKNGFAVVRPPGHHADPSNPMGFCYFNSVAIAAKQLQHKLSVSKILIVDWDVHHGNGTQEVFYSDPSVLYISLHRYDDGNFFPGSGSPAEVGSGAGEGFNVNVAWTGGLDPPMGDAEYLAAFRSVVMPIAQEFSPDVVLVSAGFDAAEGNPAPLGGYKVSAKCFSFLTRQLMSLAGGRLVLALEGGHDLTAICDASEACVSALLGIQDPLAEEVLLQKPNANAVRSLQTVIQIQSQYWQSVKPYSGSVGLSYLSAQRRDCEETDAVNALASLSVGVLSNKSLPDEPMDDSDSM; translated from the exons ATTCCTCTGTGGCAGTGCCGGTGTCGTTCACGGCTTTGTTTCCCATGGACCTCAGGGTGGGAGAGCGGGGCATGCGCCCCGGTTCGGACACGGCACTCCTCACCCCGCTGCACCCGCCTTTACTCCTCGGCCCATTACCCCCTCATTCCCGCCCCTCCTTCTCCCAGCAACAACTGCACCAACACATCCGG TTTAACATGGAGCAGAGGAGGCGAGAGCAGGAGCAGCACGAGAAACAACAGGAGTTGCAGCagctaaaacacaaagacaagagtCAACAGA gtgcggTGGCCAGTTCTGTGGTGAAACAGAAACTCCAGCAGGTGATTCTCAATAAGCAGAAACAGGCGGCGCTGGAAAGAACAAACTCCAACACTCTGAGTGCACCTCCTGTACCATACAG AAAGCTGGGTCCAGACCCCAGTTTATCGTCCCAGCCTCTGGTCTCGTCTCCCTCACAGCCATCCTCTGAGAGTTCAGAGGGGACGCCGCTACGCAGAGCAG CGTCTGAGCCCAATCTGAAGGTGAAACACAAGCTGAAGAAACATCTAAACACCCGCAAAAGCCCGCTCACCCGCAAAGAGAGTGCCCCGCCTAGTGTCAAACACAGAGTACCTGACACACTGg ACTCgtcccccagcagcagcagtactcCGGTCTCTGGCTGTAGTTCTCCTAATGACAGTCTACCCAATGAGAATGGGCTACTGCCATCTGCAGGCGGCCTCTCACATGAg GCCCAGAAGCTGCTGCTCAGAGATGGAACTCTAGCTAACTTCACCATCCAGAGTCCCTCCACTCTGCCCACCATCACGCTGGGACTACCAGCCAACGCCAGGGTAAACACTGAACTGCAGCAGATGTCTGTCGTAACAACTCATTTATTCTTGAATGATATCTTTTCCCTCAAACAA GTTGAAGGAGAGCTGTCCTCAATGAAACTCAGCCGGGTGCCAGTGGTCACAGCAGGGGGCTCACAGGTCTTCCTCCCCCTGAGCAGAGAGGATCAGGCCGGGCAGCTGAACCCTCACCTGCCTGTCATCATCCTGGAGCCCTCTGGATTGGTACACACTCCTCTACTCACTg TTCCAGGTCTAGACACCGTCCCACTACAGTTCGCACCTCAGTTAGACCACCTTTCTCCTGTAGGTGCCCAGCCCCACAAGCCCCTGAGCAGAACACGCTCAGAGCCCCTCCCCCAGAGCCCGCGGACCCTTCACACACATCTTCTCCaacaacagcacaacacacaactACTGGAGAGGCTCAAACAGCAAACTCACCTGGGCAAG CTGATGTCTAAACCGAGCGAGAAGCCCAGACTGCATCAGATCCCCTCTGAGGATATGGACTCAGAGGACGGTGGTGGGACGTCACCCACAGAGCCAACCTATCAGAGCAGAGTGAGGGCAGAGTCACTGAGGGAGGCGGAGCCAACAGCATCCAAGAGCCAGGAAGAGCAAATAAACCTGCAACATGCACTCATACTCAACCAG TCGTTACTGTGGGAACAGCAGAAACAGCTACAGCAGCTGCATCGACAGATGGAGACCCTGGCAGTACCCATGTTACGCGGCACCGGTGGGGTTGGTAGTGGGCTGGGGGTCCATCGACCCCTGTCACGAACACAGTCTTCCCCAGCCTCCACCTCTCTCACTCTGCCTGAGAAACCCCTGAGTCTGGATACCAGCAGCAAACCACGCTTTACTACTG gcctGGTATATGATTCTCAGATGCTGAAGCACCAGTGTACATGTGGAGACAACAGCAGTCACCCAGAGCATGCTGGGAGAATACAGAGCATCTGGTCCCGACTACAAGAGAGAGGCCTGAGGGGACAGTGTGAG AGTATTCGAGGCCGTAAAGCCactctggaggagctgcagtcaGTCCACACAGAGCGCCATGTGTTGCTGTACGGCACCAACCCACTCAACAGACTCAAACTGGATAACCGCAAACTGGCCG GAATCCTCTCTCAAAGGATGTTTGTGATGTTACCGTGTGGGGGTGTAGGG GTTGATAATGACACCACCTGGAATGAGTCGCACACCTCTACAGCATCACGTATGGCAGCAGGCAGCGTTGTGGAACTAGCCTTCAGAGTGGCCAAAGGAGAACTAAAG AACGGCTTTGCTGTGGTCAGACCACCAGGGCATCACGCAGACCCCTCCAATCCaat GGGATTCTGTTACTTCAATTCTGTGGCCATAGCCGCCAAGCAGCTCCAACACAAGCTCAGCGTCAGCAAGATCCTCATTGTTGACTGG GATGTTCACCATGGCAACGGCACCCAGGAAGTGTTCTACAGCGACCCCAGCGTTCTCTACATCTCGCTGCACCGCTATGACGACGGAAACTTCTTCCCTGGCAGTGGGTCACCAGCTGAG GTCGGTTCGGGAGCAGGCGAAGGCTTCAATGTGAATGTGGCATGGACAGGAGGACTGGACCCACCCATGGGAGATGCGGAGTACCTCGCTGCATTCAG GTCTGTGGTGATGCCCATCGCCCAGGAGTTCTCTCCGGATGTTGTTCTGGTTTCGGCTGGGTTTGATGCCGCTGAAGGAAATCCAGCTCCTCTAGGAGGGTACAAGGTCTCCGCCAAAT GTTTCAGCTTCCTGACCCGTCAGCTGATGTCTCTAGCAGGAGGTCGTCTGGTTTTGGCCCTTGAGGGAGGTCACGACCTAACTGCTATCTGTGACGCATCTGAAGCCTGTGTCAGTGCACTCCTGGGCATACAG GACCCACTGGCAGAAGAAGTCCTACTCCAGAAGCCCAACGCTAATGCAGTCCGCTCTCTGCAGACTGTCATACAGATACAGA gccAGTATTGGCAGAGTGTGAAGCCTTACAGTGGATCAGTGGGTCTGTCCTATCTGTCTGCTCAGAGAAGAGACTGTGAGGAAACGGATGCTGTCAATGCGTTGGCCTCACTCTCTGTGGGAGTCCTTTCCAACAAGAG CCTCCCTGACGAGCCAATGGACGACAGTGACTCCATGTAG